In a genomic window of Aggregatimonas sangjinii:
- a CDS encoding glycosyltransferase family 4 protein — MAKKTIAFVTYILLHGGAERVLTTLANHLCKKYNVIIITLKDHPSFYPLHPEIQHLHCNLSAESSSSGLNRIREYFNTLQTLKQLIRDNKVDLVVSFMTVVNIFSILAAKQSKLPCIISERNNPVANPPTRFWKILRNLTYRFCSLLIVQTKANGKFYKAFTPAEKVHIVPNPLSKELAAKRIVPRPEKKEIKNILSVGRLDKNKSQDLLIKAFSRVENQGWKVIIVGEGDEEANYRNLAKELAIETQIELVGSQQKIWDFYNHADIFAFTSKSEGFPNALIEALYFGVPSVSTDCPHGPSELIAHGENGFLIPVGSQNKLEYYLEKMMKSEELRTSLSEKALASSKAYEADEIMNIWETHITELLSDR, encoded by the coding sequence ATGGCCAAAAAGACGATTGCATTTGTCACTTATATACTTTTGCACGGTGGTGCAGAAAGGGTTTTGACTACCTTGGCCAATCACCTTTGCAAAAAGTACAATGTGATTATCATTACATTGAAAGACCATCCTTCTTTTTACCCTTTACACCCTGAAATACAACATCTTCACTGCAATCTCTCAGCAGAAAGTTCTTCGTCCGGTCTTAATCGAATACGAGAATACTTCAATACCTTACAAACCTTAAAACAACTTATCAGGGACAATAAGGTAGATTTAGTGGTCAGCTTTATGACCGTGGTCAACATCTTTTCTATTTTGGCCGCCAAGCAAAGTAAATTACCCTGTATCATTAGCGAACGAAATAACCCCGTAGCGAACCCCCCTACCCGGTTTTGGAAAATACTGCGCAACCTAACGTACCGATTTTGTTCCCTTTTAATTGTGCAAACCAAAGCCAACGGTAAGTTCTATAAGGCGTTTACCCCAGCAGAGAAGGTGCATATCGTTCCCAACCCGTTGTCAAAAGAATTGGCAGCGAAGCGAATAGTGCCCCGACCGGAAAAAAAAGAAATCAAAAACATCCTGAGCGTTGGCAGGCTGGATAAGAACAAATCCCAAGATTTGCTGATTAAGGCCTTTTCGAGGGTTGAAAACCAAGGCTGGAAGGTCATCATAGTCGGCGAAGGAGACGAAGAGGCAAACTATAGAAATTTGGCTAAGGAATTGGCTATCGAGACCCAAATCGAGCTGGTCGGAAGCCAGCAAAAAATTTGGGATTTTTACAACCATGCCGATATCTTCGCCTTTACCTCAAAATCGGAAGGATTTCCGAACGCTCTGATAGAAGCACTGTATTTTGGGGTGCCTAGCGTTTCAACAGATTGTCCCCACGGTCCATCCGAGTTGATAGCACACGGCGAAAATGGCTTTTTGATACCCGTCGGGTCGCAAAATAAACTGGAGTACTATCTAGAGAAAATGATGAAAAGCGAAGAATTGCGAACATCATTAAGCGAAAAGGCGTTGGCATCGTCGAAGGCGTATGAGGCGGACGAGATAATGAATATTTGGGAAACCCATATCACAGAATTGCTATCGGATCGTTAA
- a CDS encoding glycosyltransferase family 2 protein, which produces MKRNDKISVIVPVYKAEKYLHRCVDSILDQTYTNLEVILVDDGSPDLCPQICDDYLKKDERIKVFHQENKGASGARNNGLNNATGDYIAFVDSDDWLDREMYFEMMKLMTTHSQGVVECNLVNRFEDTYKKPEHDRKVEIQDSLTAMTRIIANQDFSACTRLYSRDVIGDLRFKEGVMAEDVYFAVTLIDSIDSLVFISDPFYNYFNLGDSVTRGPYKLKSLDSLEAARFVNEKINNDPKYDSLKSITKRFVTEMLLMNYKGINHNHKVDPKQVHRQQIKKEFAKYVDAENSSISLRIAQYTPVKWYNALVRINRWLKGGAH; this is translated from the coding sequence ATGAAACGTAACGACAAAATCAGTGTTATCGTACCGGTCTACAAAGCTGAAAAATACTTGCACCGTTGTGTCGATAGTATACTTGACCAGACGTATACCAACTTAGAGGTTATACTTGTAGATGACGGTTCACCCGACCTCTGTCCGCAAATCTGTGACGATTACCTAAAAAAGGATGAGCGCATAAAGGTTTTTCATCAGGAAAATAAAGGAGCCAGTGGCGCACGAAACAATGGTTTAAACAATGCCACTGGCGATTATATTGCTTTTGTGGATAGCGATGATTGGTTAGACCGTGAAATGTATTTCGAAATGATGAAGTTAATGACCACCCATAGTCAGGGAGTTGTTGAATGTAATCTTGTAAATCGTTTTGAGGATACCTACAAAAAGCCCGAACACGACAGAAAAGTAGAAATTCAGGATAGTTTGACCGCGATGACCAGAATTATCGCAAACCAGGATTTTTCTGCCTGCACACGCTTATACAGCAGGGATGTCATCGGCGACCTTCGATTTAAAGAGGGGGTCATGGCCGAAGATGTATACTTTGCCGTTACGTTGATCGATAGCATCGACAGTTTGGTCTTTATATCCGATCCATTTTATAATTACTTTAACTTGGGCGATAGTGTTACCAGGGGGCCGTACAAGCTAAAAAGCCTTGATTCGCTGGAAGCTGCGCGATTTGTCAACGAAAAAATTAATAATGACCCCAAGTATGATTCCCTGAAAAGTATTACGAAGCGCTTTGTTACAGAAATGCTTTTAATGAATTATAAGGGTATTAATCATAACCACAAAGTAGATCCCAAACAGGTACACCGCCAACAAATTAAAAAAGAATTTGCCAAGTATGTAGATGCTGAAAATTCGAGTATATCATTGCGAATTGCTCAATATACGCCGGTTAAATGGTATAACGCTTTGGTAAGAATCAATAGGTGGTTGAAAGGCGGCGCTCATTAG
- a CDS encoding nucleotide sugar dehydrogenase produces the protein MSNIKIAVIGLGYVGLPLARLFATKYSVVGFDINSERIAELRSGTDSTLEVEDDVLKAVLQDSPANDKGLYCSNQLDDIKDCNYYVVTVPTPVDSTNRPILTPLYKSSETVGSVLKKGDIVVYESTVYPGVTEDECVPVLERVSGLKFNEDFFVGYSPERINPGDKEHTVEKILKVTSGSTPEIGKKVDALYASVITAGTHLAPTIKVAEAAKVIENSQRDINIAFVNELAKIFNLMDIDTHDVLKAAGTKWNFLPFKPGLVGGHCIGVDPYYLAQKAQQYGYHPEIILAGRRMNDGMGKYVAAEVVKLMVQQDIKVKGADILVLGITFKENCPDVRNTKAVDVINNLKSYGAHLDILDPWASPEEVEHEYKLTTQKSIPNKKFDAVVLTVAHKEFLQMDLKSLLKKDGVLYDVKGILAPDQVHARL, from the coding sequence ATGAGCAATATTAAGATAGCAGTTATAGGATTAGGGTACGTCGGATTGCCGTTAGCGCGTTTATTCGCCACAAAATATTCGGTTGTCGGATTTGACATCAATTCGGAACGGATAGCTGAACTACGCTCGGGTACGGATAGTACTCTTGAGGTTGAAGACGATGTTTTGAAGGCTGTGTTACAAGATTCGCCTGCCAACGACAAAGGCCTATATTGTTCTAACCAACTCGATGATATTAAAGATTGTAATTATTATGTGGTTACCGTTCCTACTCCTGTCGACAGTACCAATAGGCCAATACTCACTCCTTTGTACAAATCGAGCGAGACCGTAGGTTCCGTTCTTAAAAAAGGTGACATCGTAGTTTATGAATCTACCGTTTATCCCGGTGTAACAGAAGATGAGTGCGTTCCGGTCCTTGAAAGAGTAAGTGGTCTTAAATTCAATGAGGATTTCTTTGTCGGCTACTCTCCCGAACGTATCAATCCGGGCGACAAGGAGCATACGGTCGAAAAAATATTGAAAGTAACCTCAGGTTCGACCCCCGAAATAGGAAAAAAAGTAGATGCTCTTTATGCCTCTGTAATTACTGCTGGTACTCATTTGGCTCCTACGATCAAAGTGGCCGAAGCCGCTAAGGTCATTGAGAATTCGCAAAGGGATATCAATATCGCTTTCGTAAACGAGTTGGCGAAAATATTCAACCTTATGGATATTGACACCCACGATGTATTGAAAGCGGCAGGAACAAAATGGAATTTCCTTCCTTTTAAGCCCGGCTTGGTAGGCGGTCACTGCATTGGTGTTGACCCGTATTATTTGGCGCAAAAAGCACAGCAATATGGTTATCATCCTGAAATTATACTCGCCGGTAGACGCATGAATGACGGTATGGGCAAATACGTAGCTGCCGAAGTGGTCAAACTAATGGTACAGCAAGACATCAAGGTTAAAGGTGCCGATATTCTAGTACTTGGGATAACGTTTAAGGAAAACTGTCCTGATGTTCGAAATACCAAAGCCGTAGATGTTATCAATAATCTAAAAAGCTATGGTGCCCACCTCGACATACTTGACCCTTGGGCCTCCCCTGAAGAAGTGGAGCACGAGTATAAATTGACTACCCAAAAAAGTATACCGAACAAAAAATTCGATGCGGTGGTACTTACCGTGGCACATAAAGAGTTTTTGCAGATGGATTTGAAATCGCTGTTAAAAAAAGACGGTGTATTATACGATGTAAAAGGCATCTTAGCACCAGATCAAGTGCACGCGAGATTGTAA
- a CDS encoding glycosyltransferase family 2 protein: MDLASPKISVVIPVYKVKDTLHQCVDSVIAQTYTNLEIILVNDGSPDSCGAICDEYAKKDDRIKVIHQENQGLSMARNNGIKVATGTYFGCVDSDDYIRPKMYELLLKAMLAHKLQVVECSLQKGESTYFEQEDKVIVEPLDTAFERIVYPGFYNVWNKLYAYDLIKDIQFEKDKIYEDILFLSQVYQKIDKLGFIPLALYYYSQEGESIMRSNYGQKKLDGFWVIKRAMENFFNIAKTPRAKEILRKNYLGNLQYHFHSLLENPHLDPSKDNLKKMRSLIIENSKKPYLNPYIKLINTLPFWGYRMFYKLNKQRLKLRN; encoded by the coding sequence ATGGATTTGGCATCCCCTAAAATATCGGTAGTTATTCCAGTCTACAAGGTAAAAGACACCCTACACCAGTGTGTTGATAGTGTGATCGCGCAAACCTACACCAATCTGGAAATTATTCTTGTAAACGATGGCTCTCCGGACAGTTGCGGTGCCATATGTGACGAGTATGCTAAAAAAGATGACCGCATCAAGGTTATACACCAAGAAAATCAAGGCCTTAGCATGGCCCGAAACAATGGTATTAAGGTAGCTACAGGAACCTATTTTGGTTGTGTTGATAGTGACGACTACATACGCCCGAAAATGTACGAATTACTCCTAAAGGCAATGCTTGCCCACAAACTTCAAGTGGTGGAATGTTCTTTACAGAAAGGAGAGTCAACCTACTTTGAGCAGGAAGACAAAGTAATCGTCGAGCCTCTTGATACGGCATTTGAACGAATCGTTTACCCTGGTTTTTACAATGTCTGGAACAAACTGTACGCCTATGACCTGATAAAGGATATTCAATTCGAAAAGGATAAGATATACGAAGACATACTCTTCCTATCCCAAGTGTACCAAAAAATCGACAAGTTAGGATTTATACCACTGGCGCTTTATTACTATTCCCAAGAAGGCGAAAGTATTATGAGAAGCAATTATGGTCAAAAGAAACTGGATGGCTTTTGGGTCATCAAACGAGCCATGGAGAACTTCTTTAATATAGCAAAGACACCAAGAGCCAAAGAAATCTTGCGAAAAAACTATCTTGGTAATCTGCAATATCATTTCCATTCCCTATTGGAAAATCCGCATCTTGATCCTTCAAAGGATAATTTGAAAAAGATGAGAAGTCTAATCATTGAAAATTCGAAAAAACCTTATTTAAACCCCTATATAAAGCTTATAAACACCTTGCCCTTTTGGGGATATCGAATGTTTTACAAACTGAATAAACAACGACTGAAATTAAGAAATTGA
- a CDS encoding lipopolysaccharide biosynthesis protein produces MSRVNYALKNIKVNLIFYLLYTFVGFFSRKIFLDYLGAEFLGVVGTLQSILGFLNLAELGIGTAIGFALYKPLLDNDREQLNKIVSLMGFLYKRVALLVLSIAIIYSFFIGYSFENTSFSLGLILYCFYAFLFSSLLGYLVNFHQTLLQADQKEYIITSYLQTSNIIRLILQTAIAYYYANLYLWISLELVFSIIYSFIIRYRLKQQYPWLDFNLKTTKEVLADFKDIIVTIKRVFVHKISAFVTYGTDQLLIFALVSVTSVAFYQNYLIIFTMLQNIVGKMFSGLNAGVGNLIAENNPKQIGKVFWEMMTLRFFMAGFTALNLYYLIDSFIVIWIGEKYVLEHDIIILMAINYFVLVARMPIDTFIHAYGLYKDTWAPIVEIVLNLGISIFCGMIWGIKGIIFGTTISVTSILVFWKPYYLFSSGFKKSVLQNFWGYFIKLLLAILIPAFAVSYLKDIIVSTVPDTYLNWFLYAIQLNVILLVVLLPCMFFFAKGFKDLIDRVVKRKG; encoded by the coding sequence ATGTCAAGGGTAAACTATGCACTTAAGAATATCAAGGTAAATTTGATATTTTATCTGCTGTATACCTTTGTGGGGTTTTTCAGTAGAAAAATCTTTTTAGATTACCTGGGTGCGGAATTCTTGGGCGTGGTAGGTACGCTCCAAAGTATTTTAGGCTTTCTAAACTTAGCGGAACTCGGCATTGGCACGGCCATAGGCTTTGCCCTGTATAAGCCATTGCTTGACAATGACAGGGAGCAATTGAACAAAATAGTATCCTTGATGGGATTCCTTTACAAAAGGGTCGCTCTGTTGGTCCTGAGCATCGCCATCATCTACTCTTTTTTTATTGGATACTCCTTTGAGAACACTTCCTTTTCACTCGGATTGATACTTTATTGTTTCTACGCCTTTTTATTTTCCTCCCTACTGGGCTATCTGGTCAATTTTCATCAGACCCTGCTACAGGCCGATCAGAAAGAGTATATCATTACTTCTTACCTGCAGACCTCTAATATCATCAGGCTTATTCTGCAAACGGCCATTGCGTACTACTACGCGAACCTATACCTATGGATTTCCTTGGAACTTGTATTCTCGATTATTTATAGTTTCATCATTCGCTACCGTTTAAAACAGCAGTATCCTTGGCTTGACTTTAATCTAAAGACCACGAAAGAGGTTCTAGCCGATTTTAAGGATATCATTGTGACCATCAAGCGCGTATTCGTACACAAAATATCGGCTTTCGTCACCTATGGTACCGATCAGCTTTTAATTTTCGCGCTGGTAAGTGTTACAAGTGTTGCATTCTACCAGAACTATCTGATAATATTCACCATGTTGCAGAACATAGTGGGTAAAATGTTTTCGGGTCTCAATGCCGGTGTAGGCAATCTAATAGCCGAAAACAATCCAAAACAAATCGGTAAAGTATTCTGGGAGATGATGACGCTGCGCTTTTTTATGGCGGGCTTTACTGCACTTAACCTATATTACCTTATTGATTCTTTTATCGTTATATGGATTGGGGAAAAGTATGTATTGGAACACGATATCATTATTTTAATGGCCATCAACTATTTTGTCCTGGTGGCTAGAATGCCCATCGATACCTTTATACATGCCTACGGTCTTTATAAAGATACTTGGGCTCCGATTGTAGAGATTGTCTTAAATCTGGGCATCTCCATCTTTTGTGGAATGATTTGGGGAATAAAGGGAATTATTTTCGGTACGACCATAAGTGTTACGAGCATTCTCGTCTTCTGGAAACCTTATTATTTGTTCTCCAGCGGGTTTAAAAAAAGCGTTTTGCAAAATTTTTGGGGGTATTTCATAAAACTTCTGCTCGCCATATTGATTCCAGCTTTCGCGGTTAGCTACTTAAAGGATATTATAGTAAGTACTGTCCCGGACACCTATCTTAATTGGTTTCTGTACGCAATACAATTAAACGTTATATTATTAGTTGTACTACTACCGTGTATGTTTTTCTTTGCAAAAGGGTTTAAGGATTTGATTGACAGGGTCGTAAAACGAAAAGGATAA
- a CDS encoding class I SAM-dependent methyltransferase translates to MNIFKKIIYKIQFLNKRAQLKKSWEKYGFDVWHVENNIYNRPYKFQLANELSNLGLDSIVEVGCGFGEILVHTNVKTKIGYDIDPKVIQAASEMYDEVTYKVGGLNDITENSFECLLLFNWIHNISEPDLEDSIQRHQGKMKYLVVDQIKQGTPGYQFYHTFNFLLENKFSLLKTISVEKDVRNILIYKSNL, encoded by the coding sequence ATGAATATCTTCAAAAAAATCATTTACAAAATCCAGTTTTTGAACAAACGTGCCCAACTGAAAAAATCTTGGGAAAAGTATGGGTTTGATGTATGGCATGTAGAAAATAACATTTACAATAGGCCTTACAAATTTCAACTTGCCAACGAATTGAGCAACCTTGGTCTCGATTCAATTGTCGAAGTAGGATGTGGTTTTGGGGAAATCCTCGTGCATACGAATGTAAAGACCAAAATCGGTTACGATATCGACCCAAAAGTGATTCAGGCGGCGAGCGAGATGTACGATGAAGTGACCTATAAAGTAGGTGGGCTAAACGATATCACCGAAAATTCATTCGAATGCCTTTTATTATTTAATTGGATACACAATATCTCGGAACCCGATCTTGAAGATTCTATACAAAGGCATCAAGGGAAAATGAAGTATTTGGTCGTTGATCAAATCAAACAGGGAACCCCTGGTTATCAATTCTATCACACTTTCAATTTTTTGTTGGAAAATAAATTCTCGCTACTGAAAACAATAAGTGTTGAAAAAGACGTGCGGAATATTTTGATATATAAAAGCAACTTATAA